The DNA window TAAAAGCGCGGCTGTTTTCCGCTACTACGTTCGTTGGAAAAACGAGTCCGGCTTTCAAGCCGGGGAGTATGAGCTGACGCGGGCGATGCCGATGACGCGCATCATCGAGCTATTAAAAACTGGGAAGTCGCTGAAAATCGGATTAAAGTTGACGATCCCCGAAGGGTCGCAGCTTGTGCAAATCGCCGACATCATCGCCGCGAAAACGGGGTACAAGCGAGAAGAGACTATGAAGCTCCTCAACGATCGCGCGTACATTGAACGGCTGAGGAAAACATATCCGGACTTATTAACGAGCGACATTTTTCATAAAAATATCCGCTATCCGCTTGAAGGCTACTTGTTTCCGGCCACCTATGTGTTTGCCGACAAAAAGCCGCCGCTTAAGGAGATCATTGAAGCGATGGTCGCCAAAACGGCAGCGGTGCTTGACACGTACAAGGACGCGATGAAGGAAAAACAACTGTCGCCGCATCGACTGTTGACGATGGCGTCATTAATAGAGGAGGAGGCGACTGAAAAAGCCGACCGCGAGAAAATTGCCAGCGTGTTTTACAACCGGCTGCGCCTTGGCATGCCGCTGCAAACCGATCCGACGGTCTTATACGCGCTCGGCAAGCATAAAGAGCGCGTCTTTTACAAAGACTTGAAAGTCGATTCGCCGTACAATACGTACATTCATAAAGGGCTGCCGCCGGGGCCGATTGCCAATGCCGGCGAGATGTCGATTAAAGCGGCGCTCAAGCCGGCGGCAACCGACTATTTATACTTTTTGGCCACGCCGGCCGGCGACGTCATTTTTACGAAGACGTTGGCGGAGCATAACCGGGAAAAAGCGAAGCATATTGGGAAACAATAGAGCAAAACGGAAGTTGCTGGCCGATCGGGCCAAACGGCTTCGCTTTTTCGCCTTTTTATGATAGTATAGATAAAGTTGAACAGGCTGACGATAAGAGTCCATTTGCGGCTCTTATTTTTCATGTTGATGAAGCGCAAACCTTTGGGCCGCCCTCCGGCTCCAGGCAGGCGCTTTTCACTCTGTTGATGCCGGGGAGGAATCGTCTTGCTTGCCAAAGACGTCGTTCATTATTTGCAGCAGCTGCGCCCAGCGCCGGATCCGGATATCGCAGAAATGGAGCGGTACGCGCATGAACATCGCGTGCCGATTATGGATCCGGTGAGCATGGAAGTGCTGCTGTTCGTGTTGAAAACCGCCAAACCGCGCCACATTTTGGAAATCGGCACAGCGATCGGCTATTCGGCGATCCGGATGGCGAAAGCGCTGCCGGGGGCGCGCATTGTGACGATTGAAAAAGACCGGGAGCGGTACGAACGCGCCCGTTTTTATATCGGAAAGACAAACACCGGGCGGCAAATCGAGGCGGTCTTCGGCGATGCGCTTGCGGTTGAGGCTGGCGTGGCCGCCGCTGCGCCGTTTGATGCGCTGTTTATCGACGCCGCCAAAGGGCAATACAAGCGCTTTTTTACGCTTTATGAACCGTTTCTCGCTGAAGGCGGCCTCATTATCAGTGACAACGTGCTGTTTAAAGGGCTCGTCGCCGCCGAAACGCCCGCGGATAATAAGCGGCTTTGGAATATCGCGCAAAAAATTCGCCGCTATAATGAGTGGCTGATGGCCCGGAGCGATTATGACACGGTCATCATTCCGGTCGGTGATGGGCTCGCTATATCGAAAAAACGAGGTGAACGAGAATGAAAAAACCGGAATTGCTCGTCACGCCGACGAGCGTTTCCCATATTGATGAACTGGCAGAAGCAGGAGCGGATGCCATCATTGTCGGCGAACAGCGCTATGGCTTGCGGCTCGCTGGGGAGTTTTCCCGCACCGATGTCGCCGCGGCCGTCGAAGCGGCCCGCCGGCACGGCATGAGCGTTTATGTGGCGATGAACGCCATTTTTCATAATGACAAAGTGGACGAGCTTGCTGATTACGTCGCTTTTGTCGCCGGCGTAGGCGCGGACGCTATCGTTTTTGGCGACCCAGCTGTTTTGCTGACGGTGCGAGAAACCGCTCCGCATATGAAGCTCCATTGGAGCACGGAAACGA is part of the Geobacillus sp. 46C-IIa genome and encodes:
- the mltG gene encoding endolytic transglycosylase MltG → MEQSDFQAPKARLVRKIVLIVCAVLLAAIVIAGASGFLYIRSAFEPVDPDDRTPVHVSVPIGSSVADIAEQLEQKQLIKSAAVFRYYVRWKNESGFQAGEYELTRAMPMTRIIELLKTGKSLKIGLKLTIPEGSQLVQIADIIAAKTGYKREETMKLLNDRAYIERLRKTYPDLLTSDIFHKNIRYPLEGYLFPATYVFADKKPPLKEIIEAMVAKTAAVLDTYKDAMKEKQLSPHRLLTMASLIEEEATEKADREKIASVFYNRLRLGMPLQTDPTVLYALGKHKERVFYKDLKVDSPYNTYIHKGLPPGPIANAGEMSIKAALKPAATDYLYFLATPAGDVIFTKTLAEHNREKAKHIGKQ
- a CDS encoding O-methyltransferase, with translation MLAKDVVHYLQQLRPAPDPDIAEMERYAHEHRVPIMDPVSMEVLLFVLKTAKPRHILEIGTAIGYSAIRMAKALPGARIVTIEKDRERYERARFYIGKTNTGRQIEAVFGDALAVEAGVAAAAPFDALFIDAAKGQYKRFFTLYEPFLAEGGLIISDNVLFKGLVAAETPADNKRLWNIAQKIRRYNEWLMARSDYDTVIIPVGDGLAISKKRGERE